The Solirubrobacterales bacterium genome has a window encoding:
- a CDS encoding metal-dependent transcriptional regulator — MTQEQVTVAEEEYLQIMFWLEEAGLPITGANIARAMQLSAPTVHEMIGRLERDGYVERRADKSLVFTADGRQHAQAIVRRHRLIERFLTDVLGVPWDEVHEEAERLEHAMSPVLEERMLAAIGDAKTCPHGHPLVEGAREQGVLLADVAPGATVHVLRFENEAEELLHYLKEAGLRPGLDGTLDSSSEDEVVVASDDGSHVVSRSVAETVSVRADPSPPPRPPLPEQLVLSSDRYGR, encoded by the coding sequence GTGACCCAGGAGCAAGTCACCGTCGCCGAAGAGGAGTACCTCCAGATCATGTTCTGGCTCGAGGAGGCGGGCTTGCCGATCACGGGGGCGAACATCGCCCGGGCCATGCAGCTTTCGGCACCGACCGTCCACGAGATGATCGGCCGCTTGGAGCGAGATGGCTACGTCGAGCGCCGCGCCGACAAGTCCCTCGTGTTCACAGCCGACGGGCGCCAGCACGCCCAGGCAATCGTCCGACGGCACCGCTTGATCGAGCGCTTCCTGACCGACGTGCTCGGCGTCCCGTGGGACGAGGTGCACGAAGAGGCCGAGCGACTCGAGCACGCCATGTCTCCGGTGCTCGAGGAGCGGATGCTGGCGGCGATCGGCGACGCCAAGACCTGTCCGCACGGCCACCCCCTGGTCGAGGGCGCGCGCGAGCAGGGCGTGCTTCTGGCCGATGTCGCGCCCGGCGCCACCGTTCACGTGCTCAGGTTCGAGAACGAGGCCGAGGAGCTCCTGCACTACCTGAAGGAGGCGGGCCTTCGGCCGGGGCTCGACGGCACGCTCGACAGCTCCAGCGAGGATGAGGTGGTCGTCGCCTCGGATGACGGCAGCCACGTGGTCTCGCGCAGCGTCGCGGAGACGGTCTCCGTCCGCGCCGATCCCTCGCCGCCCCCGCGCCCGCCCCTGCCCGAGCAGCTGGTGCTGTCGAGCGACCGCTACGGCCGCTGA
- a CDS encoding PLP-dependent aminotransferase family protein yields the protein MATDLISFARGAPSADILPVEAVREAAQRALADDWKRALSYGTGEGHPGLCEWVAARHDLSDPSQVMITNGSLEAGAMLFQHLITPGDRVIVEQPSYDRTLLLLERLGAERVGVPLDDDGIDVEELERALDAAPVKLVHVIPNFHNPAGCTMSAAKRQRLVQLADEHGFWIFEDDPYRELPFEDPPPPTMLSLDRSGRVIHSSSFSKTVSPGVRVGYLVGPEEEVTKLAKRANEVYISPNMLAESVVWELCRSGALDENIVFVKGALRERRDALVQALAERLPEAKFVVPGGGYFLWLTLGDDVNCEELLAAALQQQVAFIAGCDFMLEGGRSSMRLSFASVPAALIDDGVGRIAKALEALRSASPV from the coding sequence ATGGCAACTGACCTGATCAGCTTCGCCCGTGGGGCGCCCAGCGCCGACATCCTGCCCGTCGAGGCGGTCCGGGAGGCTGCGCAGCGGGCGCTCGCCGACGACTGGAAGCGGGCCCTCTCCTACGGCACCGGGGAGGGACACCCCGGGCTCTGCGAGTGGGTCGCCGCGCGTCACGACCTATCCGATCCCTCCCAGGTGATGATCACCAACGGCTCGCTCGAAGCCGGCGCGATGCTGTTCCAGCACCTGATCACGCCCGGGGACCGGGTGATCGTCGAGCAGCCGTCGTACGACCGGACACTGCTGCTGCTGGAGCGACTGGGCGCCGAGCGCGTCGGGGTACCGCTCGACGATGACGGGATCGACGTCGAGGAGCTCGAGCGGGCCCTCGACGCTGCGCCCGTGAAGCTTGTCCACGTGATCCCCAACTTCCACAACCCCGCCGGCTGCACGATGTCGGCCGCAAAGCGCCAACGGCTGGTGCAGCTCGCTGACGAGCACGGGTTCTGGATCTTCGAGGACGACCCCTACCGGGAGCTCCCGTTCGAGGATCCGCCCCCGCCCACCATGCTGTCGCTCGACCGGTCGGGCCGGGTGATTCACTCGTCCTCGTTCTCGAAGACCGTCAGCCCCGGTGTGCGCGTTGGCTACCTGGTGGGTCCCGAGGAGGAGGTCACGAAGCTCGCCAAGCGCGCCAACGAGGTCTATATCTCGCCCAACATGCTCGCCGAGTCCGTGGTCTGGGAGCTCTGCCGCTCGGGCGCCCTCGACGAGAACATCGTTTTCGTCAAGGGAGCGCTCCGCGAGCGCCGCGACGCCCTGGTGCAGGCGCTCGCCGAGCGCCTCCCCGAGGCCAAGTTCGTGGTGCCGGGAGGCGGGTACTTCCTCTGGCTGACCCTGGGCGATGACGTGAACTGCGAGGAGCTCCTCGCCGCGGCGCTGCAGCAGCAGGTGGCGTTCATCGCCGGCTGCGATTTCATGCTGGAAGGCGGTCGCTCGAGCATGCGTCTCTCGTTTGCGAGCGTCCCGGCCGCGCTGATCGACGACGGCGTCGGGAGGATCGCCAAGGCGCTGGAGGCGCTTCGGTCGGCGAGCCCGGTCTGA